A single genomic interval of Camelina sativa cultivar DH55 chromosome 11, Cs, whole genome shotgun sequence harbors:
- the LOC109124633 gene encoding UDP-N-acetylglucosamine transferase subunit ALG14 homolog codes for MEEGCNCFTSKMVSNLSIGLLIVLGIVLLMVRVLYVVYKCGKPFPKGASQSFTTLVVLGSGGHTAEMLSLLSVLRMDRFTPRFYIAAATDSMSLQKARSFEDSLAVKPAVKEASSQFMQIYRSREVGQSYVTSVWTTIVAIVHGLWLMIRIRPQVILCNGPGTCIPLCVIAFLFKVLGIRWSSIFYVESVARVKKLSLSGLLLYKLRIADQFFVQWPQLQKKCPRAHYVGCLM; via the exons ATGGAGGAAGGTTGCAACTGCTTTACCTCGAAGATGGTCTCAAATTTGAGCATTGGTTTATTGATTGTATTGGGGATCGTTCTTCTGATGGTTCGTGTACTGTACGTTGTATACAAGTGTGGCAAACCCTTTCCAAAAGGAGCTTCACAGTCTTTTACTACTCTTGTTGTTCTTGGTTCTG gGGGGCACACGGCAGAGATGTTGAGTCTCCTCTCTGTTTTGCGTATGGATAGATTTACACCAAGATTTTACATTGCTGCAGCTACTGATAGCATGAGCCTCCAGAAAGCTCGTAGTTTTGAAGATTCTCTAGCTGTTaag CCTGCTGTTAAGGAAGCATCATCACAGTTCATGCAAATTTACCGAAGTCGTGAAGTTGGTCAGTCTTATGTGACTTCTGTTTGGACTACCATTGTTGCTATTGTTCACGGTCTGTGGCTAATGATCCGGATCAGACCACAAGTG ATCCTTTGCAATGGTCCTGGGACCTGTATTCCTCTGTGTGTGATTGCTTTCTTATTCAAG GTGCTAGGAATCAGATGGTCATCAATCTTTTATGTTGAGAGTGTAGCAAGAGTTAAGAAGCTCTCATTAAGTGGATTGCTACTTTACAAATTGAGGATAGCTGATCAATTCTTTGTCCAGTGGCCTCAACTGCAAAAGAAGTGTCCTCGGGCACACTATGTTGGGTGCCTGATGTAA